Proteins encoded within one genomic window of Acinetobacter sp. YWS30-1:
- the putP gene encoding sodium/proline symporter PutP, whose product MSSLNPTLITFLFYIVGMVVIGLMAYRATNNFSDYILGGRRLGSFVTALSAGASDMSGWLLMGLPGAIYLSGLSEMWIAIGLIIGAWLNWLLVAGRLRVHTEVQHNALTLPDYFSNRFNDQKKVLRVVSAFVILIFFAIYCASGMVAGARLFESMFDMSYSTALWISAIATISYVFIGGFLAVSWTDTIQATLMIFALLLTPIVTILTFSDMSQVTLALEAARPQAMNLVGDLSTIAILSLMAWGLGYFGQPHILVRFMAADSVKSIPNARRIGMTWMTLCLGGAVAAGFFGIAYFQQHPELAAVVNANPETVFMELTKILFNPWIAGVVLAAILAAVMSTLSCQLLVCSSTLTEDFYKSFLRKNASQKELVWVGRLMVLLIALLAIWMAGNPESKVLGLVAYAWAGFGAAFGPLIILSLFWKRMTLNGALAGMVVGACMVILWKNTIGGTGLGFIPAGIYEIIPGFICSWIAIVVVSLLGKAPTAEITTRFEQAERLYNESK is encoded by the coding sequence ATGAGCTCCCTAAATCCAACCTTAATTACCTTTCTTTTTTATATTGTCGGCATGGTCGTGATTGGCCTGATGGCATACCGCGCGACAAACAACTTTTCTGATTACATCTTAGGGGGCCGACGTTTAGGTAGTTTCGTAACTGCACTTTCTGCAGGGGCTTCCGACATGAGTGGCTGGCTGCTGATGGGCTTGCCGGGTGCAATTTATCTTTCAGGCCTGTCTGAAATGTGGATTGCGATTGGTCTGATTATCGGTGCCTGGCTGAACTGGCTGCTGGTTGCGGGTCGTTTACGGGTCCATACCGAAGTCCAGCATAATGCCCTGACCCTACCGGACTATTTCTCGAACCGTTTTAACGATCAGAAAAAAGTACTGCGTGTGGTTTCTGCATTTGTCATTCTGATTTTCTTTGCAATTTACTGTGCTTCAGGCATGGTGGCAGGTGCACGTCTGTTCGAAAGTATGTTCGACATGTCTTATAGTACAGCGCTCTGGATCAGTGCGATTGCAACGATCAGTTATGTGTTTATTGGCGGTTTCCTGGCAGTCAGCTGGACGGATACCATTCAGGCAACCCTGATGATCTTCGCCCTGCTTCTTACACCAATCGTAACCATCCTGACTTTTTCAGATATGTCGCAAGTTACGCTCGCTTTGGAAGCCGCACGTCCACAGGCCATGAACTTGGTCGGTGATCTGAGTACCATCGCGATCCTGTCATTAATGGCATGGGGTTTGGGTTATTTTGGTCAGCCGCATATTTTAGTGCGTTTCATGGCCGCCGATTCAGTGAAGTCGATTCCAAATGCACGCCGTATCGGGATGACCTGGATGACCCTTTGTCTCGGTGGCGCTGTAGCTGCAGGTTTCTTTGGTATTGCCTATTTCCAGCAACATCCGGAACTCGCTGCTGTGGTGAATGCCAATCCTGAAACCGTATTTATGGAACTCACTAAAATTCTGTTCAATCCATGGATTGCCGGTGTGGTTCTGGCGGCAATTCTTGCTGCAGTAATGAGTACGCTTAGCTGTCAGTTACTGGTTTGTTCAAGTACCCTGACTGAAGACTTCTATAAATCATTCCTACGTAAAAATGCCTCACAAAAAGAACTGGTTTGGGTCGGTCGTTTGATGGTGCTTCTCATTGCTTTATTGGCAATCTGGATGGCTGGTAATCCTGAATCTAAAGTCTTGGGTCTGGTGGCGTATGCCTGGGCAGGTTTTGGCGCTGCTTTTGGTCCACTGATTATTCTGTCTTTGTTCTGGAAACGTATGACTTTAAATGGTGCTTTGGCAGGTATGGTTGTCGGTGCATGCATGGTGATTCTGTGGAAAAATACTATTGGTGGAACAGGTCTTGGTTTTATTCCAGCCGGCATCTATGAAATTATTCCAGGCTTTATCTGTTCTTGGATTGCGATTGTGGTTGTGAGTCTATTAGGCAAAGCGCCAACAGCTGAAATTACGACACGCTTTGAACAGGCAGAACGTCTGTATAACGAAAGCAAATAA
- a CDS encoding OmpP1/FadL family transporter, producing MKLKTLTTAMILATVPMTGAFAAAMDRSGQSIAAFLQPGNYAEAGISVLDPSVSGVTSAGLGGQSTGDMASDYYFPSAALKLQVTDNFSFGLLYDQPFGAEAEYKAQSAAFNPTGTDGTQAEVHTENLTFLFGFQPNENWNFYAGPVYQNAKGEVHLRGGAYSSLQGYDANMKKDGELGWIAGLAFQIPDIALKASLTYRSEVEHELSTTENASTVVPGFPGIAPVGVPPQAFAYAPGKTNVTTPQSVNLDFQSGIMADTVAFLNVRWVNWDGFAIRPTQFGQALDQLADVGNTIPDVPVPEVAATKALLTSLQGGNLVEYNKDQWSATAGVGRKFNEKWAGNVSVGWDSGAGNPITTLGPTEGYWNVGLGLQFSPAPNYFIAGGVKYFWLGDAQALTVANPNVGNFEDNHALGYGLKMGYRF from the coding sequence ATGAAATTAAAAACATTAACTACTGCAATGATTCTTGCAACTGTACCTATGACAGGCGCGTTTGCAGCGGCGATGGACCGTTCAGGCCAATCTATCGCAGCGTTTTTACAACCAGGTAATTATGCTGAAGCAGGCATTTCAGTCCTAGATCCTTCTGTTTCTGGTGTTACATCTGCAGGATTAGGCGGACAATCTACTGGTGATATGGCTAGTGATTATTACTTCCCATCTGCTGCTTTAAAACTTCAAGTAACAGATAATTTCTCTTTCGGTCTTCTTTATGATCAACCTTTTGGTGCTGAAGCTGAATATAAAGCTCAATCTGCTGCATTTAATCCTACTGGAACAGATGGTACACAAGCTGAAGTACATACCGAAAATTTAACATTCTTATTTGGTTTCCAGCCTAATGAAAACTGGAACTTCTATGCAGGTCCTGTATATCAGAATGCTAAAGGTGAAGTACATCTTCGCGGCGGTGCATATAGCTCTTTACAAGGCTATGATGCAAACATGAAGAAAGATGGTGAATTAGGTTGGATTGCTGGTTTAGCATTCCAAATTCCTGATATTGCCCTAAAAGCTTCTTTAACTTATCGTTCAGAAGTTGAACATGAGCTTAGTACAACAGAAAATGCTAGTACCGTTGTACCAGGTTTCCCAGGAATTGCCCCAGTTGGTGTACCTCCTCAAGCATTTGCTTATGCGCCAGGTAAAACTAATGTTACCACCCCACAGTCTGTAAACTTAGATTTCCAATCAGGGATTATGGCTGATACAGTGGCTTTCCTAAATGTGCGCTGGGTTAATTGGGATGGTTTCGCAATTCGTCCTACTCAATTTGGACAAGCTCTAGACCAACTTGCAGATGTAGGTAATACAATTCCAGATGTTCCAGTTCCAGAAGTTGCTGCAACTAAAGCACTCTTAACTTCATTACAGGGTGGAAACCTAGTTGAATATAATAAAGATCAATGGTCAGCTACAGCAGGTGTTGGTCGTAAATTCAATGAAAAGTGGGCAGGTAATGTCTCTGTAGGTTGGGATTCTGGTGCAGGTAATCCTATAACAACTTTAGGCCCAACTGAAGGCTACTGGAATGTTGGCCTAGGTCTACAATTCTCACCTGCTCCAAATTACTTTATTGCCGGTGGTGTGAAGTACTTCTGGTTAGGCGATGCTCAAGCATTAACTGTTGCTAATCCAAATGTTGGTAACTTTGAAGATAACCATGCTCTAGGTTATGGCTTAAAAATGGGCTATCGCTTCTAA
- a CDS encoding NfeD family protein, which translates to MELVLEPWHWFVLGILLILSELLLPAFAALWFGIGAIMVGILYWMFPMMGLTTQILTWIILSVLCTLLWFKFIKPLSTDKTKAGLSREATIGQIGMVIQTDLEQDQIRVRFPLPVLGSDEWDCRALDKVQVGDRVRVVDILGNDLVVQPHSTQYQNEKGE; encoded by the coding sequence ATGGAATTAGTTCTTGAACCTTGGCACTGGTTTGTATTGGGAATACTTCTTATTCTTTCAGAATTACTCCTGCCCGCTTTTGCTGCCCTCTGGTTCGGGATTGGTGCCATTATGGTTGGCATTCTGTACTGGATGTTCCCAATGATGGGATTGACCACTCAGATCCTGACCTGGATCATCCTGTCTGTTCTTTGTACCTTGCTCTGGTTTAAGTTTATCAAGCCGCTTTCTACAGACAAGACCAAAGCCGGCTTGTCGCGTGAGGCCACTATTGGCCAAATTGGCATGGTGATTCAGACCGATCTTGAACAGGATCAGATTCGGGTTCGTTTTCCGCTGCCAGTTTTAGGCTCGGATGAATGGGATTGCCGTGCTCTGGATAAAGTTCAGGTTGGAGATCGTGTCCGTGTTGTCGATATCTTGGGAAATGACCTGGTTGTACAGCCCCACAGCACTCAATATCAAAACGAAAAAGGTGAATAA
- a CDS encoding 1-acyl-sn-glycerol-3-phosphate acyltransferase: MSTTRFPRLPPLVPSRGGKLSQALFKQLFLAQGWQLKGEFPNLPKAVAIISPHTSNIDAWLGFNALLGLGIQITIFGKDSLFRTPLKPILEWIGVVPVVRDTPQGHTRQIVDVINKTDRIWVGMAPEGSRKAPEKIRSGFYHIAKAAHLPIVMFSFDYDIKTVHILGVYHLTGDYEYDLEQIYKHYEGKFSAKNPDWVAKPLQKLLKKD; encoded by the coding sequence ATGAGTACAACACGTTTCCCCAGACTCCCTCCATTAGTTCCCTCCCGCGGAGGTAAACTGAGCCAAGCCCTGTTTAAACAGCTATTTCTGGCTCAGGGCTGGCAGCTCAAAGGCGAATTCCCTAACCTGCCTAAAGCAGTAGCGATTATTTCCCCGCATACCTCGAATATCGATGCCTGGCTGGGCTTCAATGCTTTGCTCGGTCTCGGCATTCAGATCACGATTTTTGGCAAGGACAGTTTATTCCGCACACCACTTAAACCGATCCTGGAATGGATTGGTGTGGTTCCGGTTGTACGTGATACCCCTCAAGGACATACCCGACAGATTGTTGATGTCATTAATAAGACTGATCGGATCTGGGTAGGTATGGCACCGGAAGGTTCTCGCAAGGCGCCAGAAAAAATCCGCAGTGGTTTTTATCATATTGCCAAGGCAGCCCATTTGCCGATTGTGATGTTTTCCTTTGACTATGACATCAAGACCGTTCATATCCTCGGTGTATATCACCTGACAGGTGATTATGAATATGATCTGGAACAGATCTATAAGCATTATGAAGGTAAATTTTCGGCCAAAAATCCGGATTGGGTCGCCAAGCCGTTACAAAAGCTTTTGAAAAAAGACTAG
- a CDS encoding farnesyl diphosphate synthase, which translates to MSSITDVSTHALTQAQQRIQHDLLTALEAFSIPEPLKSAVHHAVMLGGKRVRPALCYATAALKPNQNSAAVRRAAVAIEFIHCYSLAHDDLPCMDNDLLRRGQPTCHAAFGEDTALLAGDILQSMAFEILGSRLFDQGPAVEPAIVLKQMQILATASSKMVNGQVLDLQAEGKKIDQEALETIHRNKTGALISAAIMMAAVTIFEGTDLAIPKLREFGQAIGLAFQVQDDILDIISDTEVLGKTAGKDEQVEKSTYPALMGLEKAQTYAQQLHDQAMTALNHFEGQADDLMQITQFLLTRKS; encoded by the coding sequence GTGTCATCTATCACTGACGTATCAACCCATGCACTAACTCAAGCACAACAACGGATTCAACACGATTTACTGACTGCCTTGGAAGCCTTTTCCATTCCGGAACCGTTAAAGTCTGCAGTTCATCATGCCGTAATGCTAGGAGGAAAGCGGGTACGTCCAGCACTCTGTTATGCCACTGCCGCATTAAAGCCAAATCAGAATAGTGCTGCGGTACGCCGTGCCGCAGTTGCGATCGAGTTTATTCATTGCTATTCACTGGCACATGATGATCTGCCATGTATGGACAATGACTTGTTACGTCGTGGTCAGCCAACCTGTCATGCTGCTTTTGGTGAAGATACGGCTCTTTTGGCGGGTGATATTTTGCAATCTATGGCGTTTGAAATTCTGGGTAGTCGTCTGTTTGATCAGGGGCCTGCAGTAGAACCTGCGATTGTCTTGAAGCAGATGCAGATTCTGGCGACTGCTTCCTCGAAAATGGTCAATGGTCAGGTACTGGATTTACAGGCCGAAGGCAAAAAAATTGATCAGGAAGCATTGGAAACCATTCACCGAAATAAAACCGGTGCCTTGATCAGTGCAGCGATTATGATGGCAGCGGTGACCATCTTTGAAGGGACTGATCTGGCCATTCCAAAACTGCGTGAATTCGGGCAAGCGATTGGTCTGGCTTTCCAGGTGCAGGACGATATTCTGGATATTATTTCTGATACAGAAGTGCTGGGTAAAACGGCGGGCAAGGATGAACAAGTGGAGAAGTCAACTTATCCAGCATTGATGGGTTTAGAGAAAGCCCAAACCTATGCACAGCAGTTACATGATCAGGCCATGACTGCACTGAATCATTTTGAAGGACAAGCCGATGACCTGATGCAGATTACCCAGTTCCTGCTGACACGTAAAAGCTGA
- a CDS encoding patatin-like phospholipase family protein, whose protein sequence is MKLTRYALIGCLGLSLAACDKATKTPTTSTPLQAREPVVAIALGGGGAKGFAHIGVLKVLESHGIKPKIVTGTSAGSFVGSLYASGKSPYQLQQIALNFKESDIRDLTLNRQGIIAGQKLQDFVNKNVANKPIEQFPIRFAAVATRLDNGRKADFIKGNAGQAVRASCSIPNVFVPAVIGGTKYVDGGLVSPIPVKTAKDMGADIVIAVDISARPDSNKALNMWGVLDQTINIMGQQSINEELRQANIVIQPKVGHIGTLDLKASNETILEGEKAAQLKIRSIEKAISDFKQSPAAFKPVRPAKF, encoded by the coding sequence ATGAAATTAACCCGTTATGCTCTGATTGGCTGCTTGGGTTTAAGCCTTGCAGCATGTGATAAAGCTACTAAAACCCCAACAACCTCTACTCCTCTTCAGGCTCGTGAACCTGTGGTGGCTATTGCGCTCGGTGGTGGCGGTGCCAAAGGCTTTGCCCATATCGGGGTACTCAAAGTCCTCGAATCGCACGGCATCAAACCGAAGATTGTTACTGGAACTAGTGCCGGAAGCTTCGTGGGCAGTCTATATGCCAGCGGCAAATCTCCTTATCAGTTGCAGCAAATCGCCTTGAACTTTAAAGAATCCGATATTCGTGATTTAACCCTGAACCGCCAAGGGATTATTGCCGGACAGAAACTGCAGGATTTCGTCAATAAAAATGTGGCGAATAAACCGATTGAACAGTTCCCGATTCGCTTCGCGGCAGTGGCAACCCGCCTAGACAATGGCCGTAAAGCTGACTTTATCAAAGGCAATGCCGGACAAGCCGTGCGTGCCTCTTGCAGTATTCCGAATGTCTTTGTGCCCGCTGTAATTGGCGGTACAAAATATGTCGATGGCGGTCTGGTTAGTCCAATTCCAGTAAAAACGGCCAAAGATATGGGAGCAGATATTGTTATTGCCGTAGATATATCTGCACGTCCGGACAGCAATAAAGCACTCAACATGTGGGGCGTACTGGACCAGACTATTAATATTATGGGTCAGCAAAGTATCAATGAAGAACTCAGGCAAGCTAATATCGTGATCCAGCCTAAAGTAGGTCATATCGGTACGCTAGATTTAAAAGCCAGCAATGAAACCATTCTCGAAGGTGAAAAAGCCGCGCAACTAAAAATCCGTTCAATTGAAAAAGCCATCAGTGATTTTAAGCAGTCTCCGGCTGCATTCAAGCCTGTACGACCGGCAAAATTTTAA
- a CDS encoding MFS transporter has product MRNTYILLFSLYWAQGLPVGFMTHALPVILRAEGVSLAHIGGFGLLMLPWSIKIFWAPLVDQHGSKSRGHYRSWIIPLQWLSVAVLIGLSFLPIQALNQPLYLLIFFITLLVMNGIGATQDIATDGLAVNILKNEQQHWGNTFQVIGSRLGFIVGGGAVLWLLDFLHWQMTFLLLAALVFLNTLPVLWFKEPDHQKMISSSSEKLPARTRIKAYFQYFLADSTLAKWLLILLTFKVADGLSGPLLKPLMVDLGLSFSQIGIYVTMLGAFAALIGAGLAGWCLKYWSRSWSLMIFSILKILSLIAYAWLAAQYEAQNKVTNWIIYLINAAEDMISAMLLVVMLTLVMQYSRKHLAGTDFTFQVALMATISGGLYSLSGLLGDALGYQNYLNSIVIIAIFCLIPIFRWMKIARNI; this is encoded by the coding sequence ATGCGGAATACTTATATTTTACTGTTTTCCCTATATTGGGCACAGGGGCTTCCGGTCGGGTTTATGACGCACGCTTTACCTGTAATTTTACGAGCTGAAGGCGTATCTCTGGCACATATTGGTGGCTTTGGTCTGCTCATGCTGCCATGGTCGATTAAAATCTTCTGGGCACCTTTAGTCGATCAGCATGGATCAAAATCTCGAGGCCATTATCGAAGCTGGATTATTCCTTTACAATGGCTTTCTGTCGCTGTGCTGATAGGACTGTCTTTTTTGCCGATCCAAGCTTTAAACCAGCCGCTGTATCTGCTGATCTTTTTTATCACGTTGTTAGTGATGAATGGGATCGGTGCTACTCAGGATATTGCTACAGATGGACTGGCAGTCAATATTCTGAAAAATGAACAGCAACACTGGGGTAATACCTTTCAGGTGATTGGCTCCCGCTTGGGCTTTATTGTTGGAGGCGGAGCAGTCCTATGGTTACTCGATTTTTTGCATTGGCAGATGACCTTTTTACTGCTGGCAGCTCTGGTCTTTCTGAATACTTTACCGGTGTTATGGTTTAAAGAGCCGGATCACCAAAAGATGATTTCTTCATCATCTGAAAAATTACCTGCTCGGACTAGAATCAAAGCTTATTTTCAATATTTTTTAGCTGATTCTACCTTGGCGAAATGGCTGCTGATTTTACTAACCTTTAAAGTGGCGGATGGTCTGTCTGGGCCTTTATTAAAACCTTTGATGGTCGATTTGGGACTGAGTTTTAGTCAGATCGGTATTTATGTCACCATGCTTGGTGCTTTTGCAGCATTAATTGGCGCAGGGCTAGCAGGCTGGTGTTTGAAATACTGGTCGCGCAGCTGGAGTTTAATGATTTTCTCTATTCTGAAAATACTCAGTCTAATCGCTTATGCCTGGCTGGCTGCACAGTATGAAGCCCAAAACAAAGTAACAAACTGGATCATTTATCTTATTAATGCTGCTGAAGATATGATATCGGCCATGCTCTTAGTGGTTATGCTGACCTTGGTGATGCAATACAGTCGCAAGCATCTAGCAGGGACTGATTTCACCTTTCAGGTCGCCTTGATGGCTACTATAAGCGGGGGGCTTTATAGCCTGAGCGGGCTACTAGGGGACGCTTTGGGTTACCAAAACTATCTAAATTCGATCGTAATCATCGCGATTTTTTGCCTGATTCCTATTTTCCGATGGATGAAAATAGCGAGAAATATTTAA
- the prpF gene encoding 2-methylaconitate cis-trans isomerase PrpF, with translation MSFAAQIKIPATYMRGGTSKGVFFKLDDLPAAAQQAGRIRDQLLLRVIGSPDPYGKQIDGMGGASSSTSKTVILTKSQQENHDVDYLFGQVSIDRPFVDWSGNCGNLTAAVGAFAISNGLVDPARIPENGLCTVRIWQANIQKTIIAHVPMQNGQVQELGDFELDGVTFPAAEVQIEFLDPADDDAEGGSMFPTGNLTDTLEVPNIGSFEVTMINAGIPTVFLKAEDLGYNGTELQDHINNDAAALVKFETIRAYAAQQMGLIQDISEAVTRQHTPKIAFVAPPKTYTSSSGKEVTETDSDILVRALSMGKLHHAMMGTAAVAIGTAAAIPGTLVNRVAGGGERESVRFGHPSGTLRVGAQAVQENGEWKVKKAIMSRSARVLMEGWVRVPEDVLS, from the coding sequence ATGAGTTTCGCTGCCCAAATCAAAATCCCGGCCACTTACATGCGCGGAGGCACCAGTAAAGGGGTGTTCTTTAAACTGGACGATTTACCTGCTGCTGCACAACAGGCAGGCCGAATTCGGGACCAGTTATTATTAAGAGTGATCGGCAGCCCGGATCCATATGGCAAGCAGATTGATGGGATGGGCGGTGCCAGTTCAAGTACCAGCAAAACCGTGATTCTGACTAAAAGTCAGCAAGAAAATCATGATGTGGATTATCTTTTTGGTCAGGTATCGATTGATCGACCTTTTGTGGACTGGAGTGGTAATTGTGGCAATCTGACTGCAGCAGTTGGGGCATTTGCGATTTCCAATGGCCTGGTCGATCCTGCACGTATTCCTGAAAATGGGCTGTGTACGGTGCGAATCTGGCAGGCGAATATTCAGAAAACCATTATTGCCCATGTACCAATGCAGAATGGTCAGGTTCAGGAACTAGGCGATTTTGAACTGGATGGCGTAACTTTTCCAGCAGCCGAAGTGCAGATTGAATTTCTGGATCCTGCCGATGATGATGCCGAGGGCGGTTCAATGTTCCCAACAGGAAATTTAACCGATACGCTGGAAGTACCGAATATTGGCAGCTTTGAAGTAACGATGATTAATGCCGGGATCCCGACAGTTTTCTTAAAGGCAGAAGATCTGGGCTATAACGGTACCGAGTTACAGGACCATATCAATAATGATGCAGCTGCCTTGGTGAAGTTTGAAACCATCCGAGCCTATGCTGCTCAACAGATGGGTCTGATTCAGGACATTAGTGAAGCTGTTACACGTCAGCATACGCCAAAGATCGCTTTTGTGGCTCCGCCAAAGACTTATACGTCCTCTAGTGGTAAGGAAGTCACTGAAACAGATAGCGATATTCTGGTCCGTGCCTTATCGATGGGTAAGTTGCATCATGCCATGATGGGGACAGCGGCTGTCGCGATTGGAACCGCTGCTGCAATTCCGGGAACCTTGGTCAATCGTGTTGCAGGTGGCGGGGAGCGTGAATCAGTCCGCTTTGGTCATCCTTCCGGTACCTTAAGAGTGGGTGCGCAAGCAGTGCAGGAAAATGGGGAATGGAAAGTGAAAAAAGCCATTATGAGCCGTAGTGCTCGTGTGCTAATGGAAGGTTGGGTGCGTGTCCCTGAAGATGTTCTCTCTTAA
- a CDS encoding SPFH domain-containing protein yields the protein MSAGTIIVIAFLAFVAITIFKGVRIVPQGYKWIVQRLGKYHTTLNPGLNFVIPYVDEVAYKVTTKDIVLDIPSQEVITRDNAVLLMNAVAYINLTTPEKAVYGIENYSWAIQNLVQTSLRSIVGEMDLDDALSSRDHIKARLKSSISDDISDWGITLKTVEIQDIKPSVTMQTAMEEQAAAERQRRATVTKADGEKQAAILEADGRLEASRRDAEAQVVLAESSQRAIDMVSQAIGDKEIPVAYLLGEQYVKAMQDMAKSPNAKTVVLPADVLNTIRGVMGRH from the coding sequence ATGTCTGCTGGCACTATCATTGTTATTGCGTTCTTGGCCTTTGTTGCGATTACCATTTTTAAAGGTGTACGGATTGTTCCACAAGGCTATAAATGGATCGTACAACGTCTGGGTAAATACCACACCACACTTAATCCTGGCCTGAATTTTGTTATTCCTTATGTAGATGAAGTGGCTTATAAAGTCACCACTAAAGATATCGTCCTGGATATCCCTTCTCAGGAAGTAATTACCCGCGATAACGCTGTTCTGCTGATGAATGCGGTAGCTTATATCAACCTGACAACTCCTGAAAAAGCGGTGTACGGGATTGAGAACTACTCATGGGCAATTCAGAACCTGGTACAAACTTCGCTACGTTCAATCGTGGGTGAAATGGATCTGGATGATGCCTTATCTTCACGCGATCATATCAAGGCGCGTTTAAAGTCTAGTATTTCTGATGATATTTCAGACTGGGGTATCACCTTAAAGACGGTTGAAATCCAGGATATCAAACCTTCTGTAACCATGCAGACGGCGATGGAAGAACAGGCAGCGGCAGAGCGTCAACGTCGTGCAACCGTCACTAAAGCGGATGGTGAAAAACAGGCCGCCATTCTGGAAGCTGATGGTCGTCTGGAAGCGTCACGTCGTGATGCAGAAGCGCAAGTCGTACTGGCAGAATCTTCACAGCGTGCGATTGATATGGTGAGTCAGGCAATTGGCGATAAGGAAATTCCTGTGGCTTATCTGTTGGGTGAACAATATGTCAAAGCCATGCAGGATATGGCCAAGTCTCCAAATGCCAAGACTGTGGTCTTGCCTGCCGATGTGCTGAATACCATTCGCGGTGTGATGGGACGTCACTAA
- a CDS encoding amino acid permease, with protein sequence MNNESSQLQRGLKNRHIQLIAMGGAIGTGLFLGSAQVIQSAGPSIILGYAIGGLIAFLIMRQLGEMIVHEPVAGSFSHFAYKYWGKFPGFLAGWNYWILYILVAMTELTAVAKYINYWWPHIPAWTSVLFFFIVITLVNLGNVKFYGESEFWLSIVKVTAVISMIVFGLYLILTADASSGASFSNLWTAGGFFPNGFEGLFYMLAFLMFAFGGIELIGMAAAEAENPEKTIPKAINQVVFRILVFYVGALTILLSLVPWNQLELGGLDKSPFVMIFSQLGIDWAAHLLNFIILTAALSVYNSGMYANSRMLYGLAQQGNAPKIFKTVNKQGVPIPAVLFSALLIFGCVLLNYFVPEDALSHLIYVVVGALVLNWAMISLTHFKFMQSMKQLGQKTSFPALWSPASNILVLAFIATILYIMWTQGFKESVLMLPIWVVIMFILFKALRPKN encoded by the coding sequence TTGAATAACGAGTCTTCACAACTTCAGCGTGGCTTAAAGAACCGTCATATTCAGTTGATCGCCATGGGCGGTGCAATTGGCACAGGCTTATTCTTAGGTTCCGCACAGGTGATCCAATCTGCGGGTCCTTCTATTATTCTTGGCTATGCCATTGGTGGCTTAATTGCATTCTTAATCATGCGTCAATTGGGTGAGATGATTGTTCATGAACCTGTAGCAGGTTCATTCAGCCATTTTGCTTATAAATATTGGGGTAAATTCCCTGGTTTCCTTGCGGGTTGGAACTACTGGATCTTATATATCCTAGTGGCTATGACCGAGCTTACCGCCGTTGCAAAATATATTAATTACTGGTGGCCTCATATTCCTGCCTGGACCTCAGTCCTGTTTTTCTTCATCGTAATTACGCTGGTCAATCTCGGCAATGTGAAATTCTACGGTGAATCAGAATTCTGGCTATCCATTGTGAAAGTGACTGCAGTCATTTCCATGATCGTCTTTGGTCTCTATCTGATCCTGACTGCTGATGCATCTTCAGGAGCTTCTTTCAGCAACCTTTGGACAGCAGGCGGTTTCTTCCCGAATGGTTTTGAAGGCTTATTCTATATGCTGGCCTTCCTGATGTTTGCCTTCGGTGGGATTGAACTGATCGGGATGGCGGCAGCAGAAGCTGAAAATCCAGAAAAAACCATTCCAAAAGCGATTAATCAGGTCGTATTCCGTATTCTGGTATTCTATGTAGGTGCATTGACCATTCTATTGTCTTTAGTACCTTGGAATCAGTTAGAGCTTGGCGGCCTAGATAAAAGCCCGTTTGTGATGATCTTCAGCCAACTAGGCATTGACTGGGCAGCACATTTACTGAACTTCATCATCCTGACAGCGGCACTCTCTGTTTATAACAGTGGTATGTATGCCAATAGCCGTATGCTTTATGGTCTGGCACAGCAAGGTAATGCCCCTAAAATCTTCAAGACTGTGAACAAACAAGGGGTTCCTATTCCTGCAGTACTGTTCTCTGCCCTGCTGATTTTCGGCTGTGTACTCCTAAACTACTTTGTTCCTGAAGATGCCTTAAGTCACCTGATTTATGTGGTGGTAGGTGCATTGGTACTGAACTGGGCCATGATTAGCTTGACCCACTTCAAGTTTATGCAAAGCATGAAGCAGTTAGGACAAAAGACCAGTTTCCCTGCATTGTGGTCACCTGCAAGTAATATTCTGGTTTTAGCTTTCATTGCAACCATTCTTTACATCATGTGGACACAAGGCTTTAAAGAATCAGTACTGATGCTTCCGATCTGGGTAGTGATCATGTTTATTCTGTTTAAGGCACTGCGCCCTAAGAATTAA